A part of Neovison vison isolate M4711 chromosome 6, ASM_NN_V1, whole genome shotgun sequence genomic DNA contains:
- the GPR108 gene encoding protein GPR108 isoform X4 codes for MIREKNPEGFLSAAEIPLFKLYMVMSAFFLAAGIFWVSVLCKNPYNVFKIHWLMAALAFTKSVSLLFHSINYYFINSQGHPIEGLAVMHYITHLLKGALLFITIALIGSGWAFVKYVLSDKEKKIFGIVIPLQVLANVAYIVIESREEGASDYMLWKEILFLVDLICCGAILFPVVWSIRHLQDASGTDGKVAVNLAKLKLFRHYYIMVICYVYFTRVIAILLQVAVPFQWQWLYQLLVEGSTLAFFVLTGYKFQPAGDNPYLQLPQEDEEDMQMEQIMTDSGFREGLSKVNKTAGGRELL; via the exons atgatccgggagaaGAACCCCGAGGGCTTCCTGTCAGCGGCGGAAATCCCCCTCTTCAAGCTGTACATGGTCATGTCTGCCTTCTTCCTGGCCGCTGGCATCTTCTGGGTGTCCGTCCTCTGCAAGAACCC GTACAACGTCTTCAAGATCCACTGGCTTATGGCAGCCCTAGCTTTCACCAAGAGCGTCTCCCTTCTCTTCCACAGT ATCAACTACTACTTCATCAACAGCCAGGGTCACCCCATTGAAGGCCTCGCTGTCATGCACTACATCACGCACCT gCTAAAGGGCGCCCTCCTCTTCATCACCATTGCCTTGATCGGCTCCGGCTGGGCCTTCGTCAAGTACGTCCTGTCAGACAAGGAGAAGAAGATCTTTGGGATCGTGATTCCACTGCAG GTCCTGGCCAACGTGGCCTACATCGTCATCGAGTCCCGCGAGGAGGGTGCCAGTGACTACATGCTCTGGAAGGAGATCCTCTTCCTGGTGGATCTCATCTGCTGTGGTGCCATCCTCTTCCCTGTGGTCTG gTCCATCCGGCATCTCCAGGACGCGTCCGGCACAGATGGAAAGG TGGCAGTGAACCTGGCCAAGCTGAAGCTGTTTCGCCATTACTACATCATG GTCATCTGCTACGTGTACTTCACGCGGGTCATCGCCATCCTGCTGCAGGTGGCCGTGCCGTTCCAGTGGCAGTGGCTGTACCAG CTCTTGGTGGAGGGGTCCACCCTGGCCTTCTTTGTGCTCACCGGTTACAAGTTCCAGCCGGCAGGCGACAACCCGTACCTGCAGCTGCCccaggaggacgaggaggacatGCAGATGGAGCAGAT AATGACCGATTCTGGGTTCCGGGAAGGCCTATCCAAAGTCAACAAGACAGCCGGCGGCCGGGAGCTTCTGTGA